A window from Bacteroidales bacterium encodes these proteins:
- a CDS encoding homocysteine S-methyltransferase family protein: protein MNTIASQISEGRIMVSDGAWGTFLHARGLLPGECPEMWNLSRPADVLAIAESYINAGADMIETNSFGGNSIKLSSYGLAERTGEINRAAAYISRKAAGDNRHVLGSIGPTGKMLIMGDISQQELYDCFAEQAIALSEGGADALVIETMSDIEEAVIAVNACRENTKAEIICTMTFEKTGDHTFHTMMGITPAQMVSALTIAGAHIIGANCGNGIENMIGIVKEIRSVDTNIPVLIHANAGAPVYSEGKTIFPETPDQMAGYLDLLVAAGANIIGGCCGTTPDHIRKIAQFVKNIQR, encoded by the coding sequence ATGAATACAATAGCAAGTCAAATAAGTGAAGGCAGAATCATGGTTTCGGACGGAGCATGGGGAACATTTTTACATGCCAGGGGCCTGTTACCCGGAGAATGTCCTGAAATGTGGAATCTTTCAAGACCTGCCGATGTTCTGGCGATTGCTGAAAGCTATATAAACGCCGGAGCTGATATGATTGAAACCAACAGTTTTGGCGGAAATTCTATTAAACTGTCGTCTTACGGACTTGCTGAAAGAACCGGTGAAATTAACAGGGCCGCTGCTTACATTTCCCGTAAGGCTGCAGGCGATAACCGGCATGTCCTGGGTTCAATAGGCCCTACAGGAAAAATGCTTATCATGGGTGATATCAGTCAGCAGGAACTTTACGACTGCTTTGCCGAACAGGCGATTGCCCTTTCAGAAGGAGGTGCCGATGCGCTTGTAATTGAGACTATGTCCGATATTGAAGAAGCGGTCATTGCCGTAAACGCCTGCCGCGAAAACACAAAAGCGGAAATCATCTGTACAATGACATTTGAAAAAACAGGTGATCATACTTTCCATACCATGATGGGCATTACCCCCGCACAGATGGTTTCAGCCCTCACTATAGCCGGTGCGCATATTATCGGAGCCAATTGCGGTAATGGTATTGAGAATATGATCGGCATTGTAAAGGAGATCAGGTCTGTCGACACTAATATACCAGTACTTATTCACGCAAACGCCGGGGCGCCTGTATATAGTGAAGGGAAAACAATCTTCCCTGAAACCCCCGACCAGATGGCCGGCTACCTTGATCTTCTCGTTGCGGCCGGGGCGAATATTATCGGCGGCTGCTGCGGCACTACCCCGGATCATATCAGAAAAATAGCACAATTTGTAAAAAACATACAACGATGA
- a CDS encoding uroporphyrinogen decarboxylase family protein, with the protein MTDLQWNNLLKAVNGETVEPLPAGFIIDSPWLPNWFGIRILDYFSNDDLWLQANFKAIETFPELMFLPGFWSEYGMCTEPSAFGAKCIFWENEFPFAEKTIHTTDDIQRIKLPDPATDGMLPFMLNRLVTSRKLIESRGHQIRFSVSRGPLNIASFLMGTTELMTAMMMEPDAVHALLRIITDFLKSWHRLQRRAISSIDGILMLDDIVGFVGETEFLEFGYPYLKELYDENVSVKFFHNDADFTMSVKHYPDLGINLFNPGVQMTVQEIIDVTQSRMTVLGNIPPRDVLASGTEEQITKAVSELLKGTSVKNRLIASCGGGMPPAVSTGNIRSFIKALQ; encoded by the coding sequence ATGACTGATTTGCAGTGGAATAACCTACTGAAGGCTGTAAACGGGGAAACGGTTGAACCCCTTCCTGCCGGTTTCATTATTGATTCTCCATGGTTGCCGAACTGGTTCGGAATCCGGATTCTTGATTATTTTTCAAATGATGATCTGTGGCTTCAGGCCAATTTCAAGGCAATTGAAACGTTTCCGGAACTGATGTTCCTTCCCGGATTCTGGAGTGAATATGGTATGTGTACAGAACCGTCTGCTTTCGGTGCCAAGTGCATTTTTTGGGAGAACGAATTTCCGTTTGCCGAAAAAACAATACACACTACTGATGATATTCAAAGAATAAAACTTCCTGATCCTGCAACTGACGGAATGCTTCCATTTATGCTGAACCGTCTTGTCACATCCAGAAAATTAATAGAAAGCAGAGGCCATCAGATCCGCTTTTCGGTTTCTAGAGGTCCGCTGAACATTGCCTCTTTTCTGATGGGAACCACTGAATTGATGACGGCCATGATGATGGAACCGGATGCAGTGCATGCCTTGCTGCGAATTATTACCGATTTTCTTAAATCATGGCATAGATTGCAGAGACGTGCCATTTCATCAATTGACGGTATTTTGATGCTGGATGACATTGTCGGGTTTGTCGGGGAAACTGAATTTCTTGAATTCGGTTACCCCTATCTGAAGGAGTTGTATGATGAAAATGTGTCGGTCAAATTCTTTCATAATGATGCGGATTTCACCATGTCGGTGAAACACTATCCCGACCTGGGCATCAATCTTTTTAACCCGGGTGTGCAAATGACAGTTCAGGAAATCATTGATGTAACCCAAAGCAGGATGACAGTTCTTGGCAACATTCCTCCAAGGGATGTTCTGGCATCAGGAACTGAAGAACAAATCACCAAAGCTGTTTCAGAACTTCTGAAAGGAACTTCCGTAAAAAACCGGCTTATTGCATCATGCGGCGGAGGAATGCCTCCGGCTGTTTCAACCGGAAATATCCGAAGCTTCATAAAGGCTTTACAATAA
- the tpiA gene encoding triose-phosphate isomerase: MRKKIVAGNWKMNKTLQEGVELAKTINRQVEDNGVTVVLCTPFIHLSEVRNVISKDSLYLGAQNCASETSGAYTGEISVSMIKSTGAEFVIIGHSERRSYYHEDDALLNRKTKLALEAGLTPIFCCGEVLAERQSGNHMKVVKTQIEKGLFDLSPADFSKIVIAYEPVWAIGTGVNATSDQAQEMHKAIRELVAEKYGNEVAANTSILYGGSCKPSNAKELFANPDVDGGLIGGASLNAADFMGIVNAF, translated from the coding sequence ATGAGAAAAAAAATAGTAGCCGGAAACTGGAAAATGAATAAAACACTTCAGGAAGGTGTTGAACTGGCCAAAACAATTAACCGCCAGGTTGAAGACAATGGCGTTACCGTTGTGCTGTGCACTCCTTTTATTCATTTGTCGGAAGTACGCAATGTGATAAGCAAAGATTCACTTTATCTTGGCGCACAGAATTGCGCTTCTGAAACATCCGGAGCCTATACAGGTGAAATTTCAGTATCCATGATTAAATCGACAGGAGCTGAATTTGTTATCATCGGGCATTCGGAAAGGAGAAGTTATTATCATGAAGATGATGCCCTTCTGAACAGAAAAACAAAACTGGCCCTTGAAGCAGGACTTACGCCTATTTTTTGCTGCGGAGAAGTGCTGGCTGAAAGGCAGTCGGGTAACCATATGAAGGTTGTAAAAACCCAGATTGAAAAAGGATTATTTGATTTGTCGCCGGCCGATTTTTCAAAAATAGTAATCGCTTATGAACCGGTTTGGGCAATAGGCACCGGTGTGAACGCAACATCAGACCAGGCACAGGAAATGCATAAAGCAATCCGTGAATTGGTTGCCGAAAAATATGGGAATGAAGTGGCTGCCAACACGTCCATATTATATGGCGGAAGCTGCAAACCATCCAATGCAAAGGAATTGTTTGCCAATCCTGATGTTGACGGCGGCCTGATTGGTGGCGCATCACTGAATGCTGCTGATTTCATGGGTATTGTAAACGCTTTCTGA
- the prmA gene encoding 50S ribosomal protein L11 methyltransferase, producing the protein MKMTEIIINCRSGNPVPDALPYLLESIGFEGFFEHDHFLSAYIPSDKLNREEINTILDGFGISPDYEVNEIPEKNWNEEWEKNFEPIVIGESCYIRAPFHPRAAYPYEIIIEPKMSFGTGHHATTSLMIGEMMDIDMKDKSVLDAGCGTGILAIFAELLGAGSITAVDIDDWSYRNAVENTALNNCHRITVKQDDISAYRETSTFDVILANINLNVLKSSLHIYSFLSKTGGHLLMSGILTTDIETLKMDAEAIGFEFGFSKTLNNWAVIRMRKK; encoded by the coding sequence ATGAAAATGACTGAAATAATAATTAATTGCAGGAGTGGTAACCCGGTGCCTGATGCACTTCCCTACCTTCTGGAATCGATAGGCTTCGAAGGATTTTTCGAACACGACCATTTCCTTTCAGCATATATACCTTCTGATAAGCTTAACAGGGAAGAAATCAATACCATCCTTGATGGATTTGGTATTAGTCCGGATTATGAAGTAAATGAAATTCCCGAAAAAAATTGGAATGAAGAATGGGAAAAGAATTTCGAGCCCATAGTTATCGGGGAAAGTTGTTATATCCGTGCTCCGTTCCATCCCAGGGCTGCCTATCCGTATGAAATTATAATTGAACCCAAAATGTCTTTCGGCACGGGTCATCATGCCACTACATCATTGATGATCGGTGAGATGATGGATATTGACATGAAAGATAAATCTGTTCTTGATGCAGGTTGCGGCACCGGTATCCTGGCTATTTTTGCTGAACTGCTGGGCGCGGGTTCCATAACTGCTGTTGATATAGATGACTGGAGCTACCGCAATGCCGTTGAAAACACTGCCCTGAACAATTGCCACCGGATAACAGTCAAGCAGGATGATATTTCCGCATATCGCGAAACTTCAACGTTTGATGTTATACTTGCCAATATAAATCTGAATGTATTAAAGTCCAGTCTGCACATATATTCATTTCTCAGCAAAACGGGAGGACATCTGCTTATGTCAGGCATACTAACAACCGATATTGAAACGTTAAAGATGGATGCTGAAGCGATCGGTTTCGAGTTCGGTTTTAGTAAAACGCTGAACAATTGGGCGGTTATCAGGATGAGAAAAAAGTAA
- a CDS encoding 2-phosphosulfolactate phosphatase, whose amino-acid sequence MTKRSVEVCFSPALYPEFKKDEAIVVIADILRATSAIVTAFMNGVNRIIPVGTLEEAKSYKEKGYLVAAERDGIVRDFADFGNSPYNFKKEIIEGREIVYSTTNGTNCITMASHSHRVVIGAHLNLNAIAEYLIHEKRDVIVLCAGWKNKFNLEDSIFAGALSELLLNSGEFSTICDSAYASIDLWHTARPSVMDYLEKAAQRHRLKKNNLDDVIEYCHTQDITRIIPVLENHYLVKL is encoded by the coding sequence TTGACAAAAAGATCAGTTGAAGTTTGTTTTTCACCGGCTCTCTATCCCGAATTCAAAAAGGATGAGGCAATAGTTGTAATAGCCGACATCCTGAGGGCCACGTCTGCCATTGTCACTGCTTTTATGAATGGCGTCAACCGGATTATACCGGTGGGCACACTGGAGGAAGCAAAAAGCTATAAGGAAAAAGGTTATCTTGTGGCAGCCGAAAGGGATGGCATTGTAAGGGATTTCGCAGATTTCGGTAATTCTCCCTATAATTTTAAGAAGGAAATCATTGAAGGCCGTGAAATAGTGTACTCCACAACCAACGGCACCAACTGCATCACAATGGCTTCGCACAGCCACCGGGTAGTAATAGGCGCCCATCTGAATTTAAATGCAATTGCGGAATACCTTATTCATGAAAAGCGCGATGTGATCGTTCTTTGTGCAGGATGGAAAAATAAGTTCAACCTTGAAGATTCCATCTTTGCAGGTGCTTTGTCGGAGTTGCTGCTGAATAGCGGAGAATTCAGCACGATTTGTGATTCGGCATATGCATCAATTGATTTGTGGCATACAGCCCGGCCTTCGGTAATGGATTATTTAGAAAAGGCGGCTCAACGACACCGTCTAAAAAAGAACAATCTGGACGATGTGATCGAATATTGTCATACACAAGATATTACGCGTATTATTCCGGTGCTTGAAAATCACTATCTTGTAAAATTATAA
- the serC gene encoding 3-phosphoserine/phosphohydroxythreonine transaminase, with protein sequence MKKYNFNPGPSVLPEITVKNTAEAILNLNGSGLSLMEISHRSKDFEAILKESKDLLTELLGIPSGYSILFLQGGASLQFTMVPFNFLNTKAAFLDTGTWANKAMKEAKFFGETVCVASSKDQNYTFIPKDYKIPTDVDYFHITTNNTIYGTELKTDMSSPVPLFADASSDILSRPMDISKYDLIYGGAQKNLGPAGVAFVILKNSLIEKVTKPVPTMLSYKIHAENDSLYNTPPCVAIYSCLQTLKWLKDLGGLKAINKINMDKANILYDAIDNSKIFKSPITVAEDRSIMNVVFVVKPEYKELEEKFLETCKSNGLVNLKGHRSVGGFRASIYNAMPVEGVKALVQVMKDFEKQV encoded by the coding sequence ATGAAAAAATATAATTTTAACCCGGGCCCTTCTGTATTGCCTGAAATAACAGTGAAAAACACTGCTGAAGCAATTTTAAACCTGAATGGCAGCGGATTATCCCTTATGGAAATTTCTCACCGAAGCAAAGATTTCGAAGCAATTCTTAAAGAATCCAAGGATCTGCTTACTGAATTGCTCGGCATTCCATCAGGTTACAGTATATTATTTCTCCAGGGAGGAGCAAGTTTACAATTCACAATGGTTCCTTTCAATTTTCTGAACACAAAAGCTGCTTTTCTCGATACAGGTACATGGGCAAACAAAGCCATGAAAGAAGCCAAATTCTTTGGTGAAACGGTATGTGTTGCATCCTCCAAGGATCAGAATTACACTTTCATTCCCAAAGATTATAAAATTCCCACGGATGTTGATTACTTCCACATAACAACCAATAATACAATTTACGGTACCGAGCTGAAGACCGATATGTCATCCCCGGTTCCGCTGTTTGCCGATGCATCTTCGGATATATTGAGCCGTCCGATGGACATTTCAAAATATGATCTTATCTATGGCGGAGCACAGAAGAATCTCGGTCCAGCAGGTGTTGCTTTTGTTATTTTAAAGAACAGCCTGATTGAAAAAGTAACGAAGCCTGTTCCGACGATGCTGAGTTATAAAATACATGCTGAAAACGATTCATTATATAACACTCCTCCGTGTGTAGCCATTTATTCATGTCTGCAGACCCTGAAGTGGCTGAAGGACCTTGGTGGTTTAAAGGCCATCAACAAGATAAATATGGACAAGGCTAACATATTGTATGATGCCATCGATAACAGCAAAATATTCAAATCACCTATTACAGTTGCCGAGGACAGGTCAATAATGAATGTGGTATTTGTTGTTAAGCCCGAGTATAAAGAACTTGAGGAGAAATTCCTGGAAACCTGCAAATCAAACGGTTTGGTAAATCTTAAGGGACACCGTTCCGTAGGAGGTTTCCGTGCATCCATTTATAATGCTATGCCTGTTGAAGGGGTAAAGGCACTGGTGCAGGTAATGAAGGATTTTGAGAAGCAGGTATAA